CTTGACACGTCGCGATACTTCGCCTCGTACGGCAAGGACGGTCGCGGAGCTGCGCCGTATTCGCCTTTGATGATGGTCGGTCTTCTCTTGTACGCGTGGACACGCAAATTGTATAGCTCCCGCAAGATCGCAGCGCTTTGCCGCGACGATTTGGGCGGGAGAGTGGTCTGCGGCGGCTGTTTTCCGGACCACCGTACGGTCAACTCGTTTCGGATGCGGCACCAGGGGGCGCTCAACGCCCTGTTCAAGCAGAGCGTGGACCTTTGCAGGGAGGCCGGGATGGTCGGCCTGGTCGAGGCCGCTCTGGACGGAACCAAGATCGAGGCGAGCGCCAGCAGGCGCAAGGCGATGAGCTACTCGCGCATGGTCGACGAGGAAGCTCGAGTTCAAGCCGAGATTGACGGATACTTCAAGCGCGCCGCCGAGGAAGACGCCGCAGAGGACGCGCTGTTCGGACCGGACGGCAGCGGCCTGCCCGCCTCGGGAGAGATTGAGCGCCGCCAGAACCGCCTGGCCAAGATACGGGCCGCGAAGGCGGCCATTGAGGCCGAGGCGAAAGCCGCTGCAGATACTCGGCGGCGGGAACGGGCCGAGACGGAGGCGGCGTACGAGGCTAAGGGCAGGAAGCCTTGCGGCCCACCGCCCAAGATCGACGAAACACCGAAACCGACTGCCCAGCGCAGCTTCACCGATCCGGAATGCAGGATTATGAAGGCCGCGAACGGATCCTATATCCAGGCTTACAACGCTCAGGCAGTGGTCGACGGCAAATTCCAGGTGATTGTCGCCTGTAGCCTGAGCTGGCAGGCGGCGGACGTGCCGCACCTTCCGGAGATGCTGGACCAGACGATCACAAACGTCGGGGTGCCAAACAGGATATTGGCCGACCCTGGGTATTTCAGCGAGGAGAACTA
This DNA window, taken from Candidatus Deferrimicrobiaceae bacterium, encodes the following:
- a CDS encoding IS1182 family transposase, with product MAHGFLSYSTDQAFLLPPDPRDWLSADHLAYQVIDIVGELDTSRYFASYGKDGRGAAPYSPLMMVGLLLYAWTRKLYSSRKIAALCRDDLGGRVVCGGCFPDHRTVNSFRMRHQGALNALFKQSVDLCREAGMVGLVEAALDGTKIEASASRRKAMSYSRMVDEEARVQAEIDGYFKRAAEEDAAEDALFGPDGSGLPASGEIERRQNRLAKIRAAKAAIEAEAKAAADTRRRERAETEAAYEAKGRKPCGPPPKIDETPKPTAQRSFTDPECRIMKAANGSYIQAYNAQAVVDGKFQVIVACSLSWQAADVPHLPEMLDQTITNVGVPNRILADPGYFSEENYAVAEARGVQALIPPDRQRHGTPNSPCSPATPEEEADMDFTERMRRRISTAEGRTAYAKRKGIVEPVFGQTKGCAGHPGYLGFLRRGFEKCSAEWLWVCASHNILKYIRYKTAKAGGTLVVAPKRANRNECSANRIQFALEGV